One Klebsiella electrica genomic window, GATAAAGTGGCCAATGGCAATATCGTGCTGCATACCCATCGCACGCTGGAAGAAGTGACGGGCGATCAGATGGGCGTCAGCGGTCTGCGTCTGCGTGATACGCAGAATGCCGACAATATTGAGTCTCTGGAGGTCGCGGGCCTGTTTGTCGCGATTGGCCACAGCCCTAACACGGCTATTTTCGCAGGCCAGCTGGCGCTGGAAAACGGCTATATCAAAGTGCAGTCCGGGATCCACGGCAATGCCACCCAGACCAGCATTCCGGGCGTATTCGCCGCGGGCGATGTGATGGACCATATCTATCGCCAGGCCATCACCTCTGCCGGTACCGGCTGTATGGCGGCGCTGGATGCTGAACGCTATCTTGATGGTTTAGCTGACGCCTGCAAATAATCTTTACAAGTCAGTAACAAAGGTAAAGAAGGCGACGAAAAGTCGCCTTTATTTTTTCCTCGTTGTAACATTGCGTGGCCTAAAAACCTCATAACTACACCTGCTAAGTGCGCAATGAATAAAAGCCGTCAACAAGAGTTAACCCGCTGGTTAAAAGAGCAAAGCATTCTCTCCCGTCGCTGGTTGATGATTTCCCGCGCGCTGGGCGTCATTAGCGGCCTGCTGATCGTCGGTCAGGCCTGGGTACTGGCGCGAATCCTTCATCGCATGATTATGGAAAATATTCCGGCGACGGCGTTGCTATTGCCGTTTATCATCCTGGTGCTGATTTTTGTTCTTCGGGCCTGGGTGATATGGCTGCGCGAGCGGGTAGGTTTCTATGCCGGGCAACATATTCGCTATGAAATACGCCGCAAGGTGCTCGATCGCCTGCAGCAGGCCGGTCCGGCGTGGATTCAGGGGAAACCCGCCGGAAGCTGGGCGACGCTGGTGCTTGAGCAAATTGATGACATGCACGATTACTACGCGCGTTATCTCCCGCAGATGACTCTCGCCGCCTGCGTCCCTCTGCTGATTGTGATCACCATTTTCCCAATCAACTGGGCGGCGGCGCTGATTCTTCTCGGCACCGCCCCGCTGATCCCGCTGTTTATGGCGCTGGTCGGCATGGGCGCGGCGGAGGCGAATCGCCGCAACTTTCTGGCGCTGGCTCGCCTGAGCGGCCACTTTCTCGACCGCCTGCGCGGGATGGAAACGCTGCGCCTCTTTCACCGCGGCGAAGCGGAAACGGACAATATTCGCCATGCTTCCCAGGATTTCCGTCAGCGGACGATGGAAGTGTTACGCCTCGCCTTTCTCTCCTCCGGCGTGCTGGAGTTTTTCACCTCGCTCTCCATTGCTCTGGTCGCGGTTTACTTCGGTTTCTCCTATCTCGGAGAGCTTAACTTTGGCCACTACGGCATCGGCGTCACCCTGATGTCCGGCTTCCTGGCCCTGATCCTGGCGCCGGAGTTTTTCCAGCCGCTGCGCGATTTAGGCACCTTTTACCATGCCAAAGCGCAGGCTATCGGCGCCGCGGATAGTCTGAAAACGTTTATGGAAAAACCGCTGGCGCAGGAGACTCGTGGTGAGAAGACCCTCAGCGACAACGAACTGATTCGTCTCGAAGCGCGCGATGTGGTCGTCAAATCGCCGGAAGGTAAAGTCCTGGCGGGGCCGCTGAACTTTACGCTCCCTGCCGGTAAACGCGTCGTACTGGTCGGGCAGAGCGGTTCCGGTAAAAGTTCGCTGTTGAATACATTGACCGGTTTTCTCCCCTACGACGGTTCACTGACGGTCAACGGCGTTGAACTGCGCGAGCTTGACGCCGGCCGGTGGCATCGTCTGCTCAGTTGGGTCGGGCAGAACCCGCAGCTCCCCGCCGCCACGCTACGCGAGAACGTTGTGCTGGCCTGGCCGGAAGCCAGCGAAGCGCAGCTTCAGCTCGCGCTGGATAAGGCCTGGGTCAGCGAATTCATCTCCCAGTTGCCGCAGGGGATTAATACGCCGGTCGGCGATCAGGCCGCTGGTCTGTCCGTCGGGCAGGCGCAGCGCATCGCCGTGGCGCGGGCGCTGCTGGTACCGTGCCGGCTGTTATTGTTGGATGAGCCGGCCGCCAGCCTTGATGCGCATAGCGAACAGCGGGTCATGCAGGCGCTCTTTAACGCCTC contains:
- the cydD gene encoding heme ABC transporter permease/ATP-binding protein CydD; protein product: MNKSRQQELTRWLKEQSILSRRWLMISRALGVISGLLIVGQAWVLARILHRMIMENIPATALLLPFIILVLIFVLRAWVIWLRERVGFYAGQHIRYEIRRKVLDRLQQAGPAWIQGKPAGSWATLVLEQIDDMHDYYARYLPQMTLAACVPLLIVITIFPINWAAALILLGTAPLIPLFMALVGMGAAEANRRNFLALARLSGHFLDRLRGMETLRLFHRGEAETDNIRHASQDFRQRTMEVLRLAFLSSGVLEFFTSLSIALVAVYFGFSYLGELNFGHYGIGVTLMSGFLALILAPEFFQPLRDLGTFYHAKAQAIGAADSLKTFMEKPLAQETRGEKTLSDNELIRLEARDVVVKSPEGKVLAGPLNFTLPAGKRVVLVGQSGSGKSSLLNTLTGFLPYDGSLTVNGVELRELDAGRWHRLLSWVGQNPQLPAATLRENVVLAWPEASEAQLQLALDKAWVSEFISQLPQGINTPVGDQAAGLSVGQAQRIAVARALLVPCRLLLLDEPAASLDAHSEQRVMQALFNASSQQTTLMVTHQLEGIADWDAVWVMQNGQIVEQGTYSQLAMANGPFAALLAHRQEEI